One Ignavibacteria bacterium genomic window carries:
- a CDS encoding aminopeptidase produces the protein MLSEIQNITFDSDLSEGAKNAVNTCLRLKPNERVTIITDNNALEIAAALASEVKKVGSEYSVFVMEDYAQRPLKHMPQPILDDLAKSQVSIFAAHPETGELRSRIDMTEVVDANRIRHAHMVNITKQIMNEGMRADFLKIDELSQKLIEKARRAKFIKATSENGTNIVGEFSPNIKWLKTSGIISVEKWGNLPGGEIFTSPKNVNGIFVVDGVVGDYLCSKYGDLINTPLTIEIENARIKKMECVNKELLEEFTAYTMTDDNSNRVGEFAIGTNLACKKVIGNILQDEKLPTIHMAFGHPYSKYTGADWVSTTHIDCVSIKNSIWFDYGDSVEQVMDKGKFLI, from the coding sequence ATGCTCTCTGAAATTCAAAACATTACTTTTGACAGCGATCTTTCCGAAGGCGCAAAAAATGCAGTTAACACTTGTCTAAGACTAAAACCAAATGAAAGAGTTACGATTATTACCGATAACAATGCTCTTGAGATTGCGGCGGCGTTAGCTTCCGAAGTAAAAAAAGTCGGTTCAGAATATTCCGTTTTCGTAATGGAAGATTATGCACAGCGACCGCTGAAGCATATGCCTCAGCCGATTCTTGATGACCTTGCAAAGTCACAGGTGAGCATTTTTGCCGCACATCCTGAAACTGGGGAGCTTCGTTCAAGAATCGATATGACTGAAGTTGTCGATGCCAACAGAATAAGACACGCGCATATGGTGAACATAACGAAGCAGATTATGAACGAAGGCATGAGAGCTGATTTCTTAAAGATAGATGAGTTAAGCCAGAAATTAATTGAGAAAGCCAGAAGAGCAAAGTTTATCAAAGCTACTTCAGAAAACGGGACGAACATAGTCGGAGAGTTTTCACCAAACATAAAATGGCTTAAGACAAGCGGAATAATTTCAGTTGAAAAATGGGGAAATCTTCCCGGTGGTGAAATTTTTACTTCTCCTAAAAATGTTAATGGAATATTTGTTGTAGATGGTGTTGTTGGTGATTACTTATGTTCAAAGTATGGTGATTTGATTAATACACCTCTTACAATAGAAATTGAAAACGCACGCATCAAAAAAATGGAATGCGTAAATAAAGAATTACTCGAAGAGTTTACTGCATACACGATGACTGACGACAACAGCAACAGAGTCGGCGAGTTTGCAATAGGAACAAATCTTGCCTGCAAAAAAGTTATCGGAAATATATTGCAGGATGAAAAGCTTCCGACAATTCATATGGCGTTCGGACATCCGTATTCGAAATATACAGGCGCAGACTGGGTCTCGACTACTCATATTGACTGCGTGAGCATAAAAAACTCCATCTGGTTTGACTACGGTGATTCTGTTGAACAGGTAATGGACAAAGGAAAATTTTTAATATAA
- a CDS encoding GIY-YIG nuclease family protein, translated as MKNFFVYILANKSNEVLYIGVTNNLLRRIIEHKQKTIKGFSYQYNTDRLIYYEQFERVELAIEREKQLKKWNRSWKNELIEKVNNNWKDLFYEIGGTDELLEIKLGFPLSRE; from the coding sequence ATGAAAAACTTCTTCGTTTATATTTTAGCAAATAAATCCAATGAAGTTTTATATATTGGTGTCACTAACAATTTATTACGCCGCATTATTGAACATAAACAAAAAACTATAAAAGGATTTTCATATCAATATAATACTGATAGATTAATTTATTATGAACAATTTGAAAGAGTAGAATTAGCAATTGAACGAGAAAAACAATTAAAAAAATGGAATCGAAGTTGGAAAAATGAGTTAATTGAGAAAGTAAACAATAACTGGAAAGATTTATTTTATGAAATTGGTGGAACTGATGAGTTATTAGAAATTAAACTGGGATTCCCGCTTTCGCGGGAATGA
- a CDS encoding ABC transporter ATP-binding protein produces MKEKIIEVRNLVKKYKDLTAVNGISFDVYKGEIFGLLGPNGAGKTTTLEIMETLRPKTSGEVIIDGLSIDKDQNKIKQIIGVQLQAAGYYPNLHLDELVELFGGLYNVDVNIDEILNLVDLKEKAKSKYKELSGGQKQRFSIATTLINRPKIIFLDEPTTGLDPQARRNLWQLVKKIQDKGTTVMLTTHYMDEAEYLCERVGIIDHGKILVIESPGNLIDDLLTRGFKRHAQLKEASLEDVFLELTGRELRDE; encoded by the coding sequence ATGAAGGAAAAAATAATCGAAGTCCGAAATTTAGTTAAGAAATATAAAGACCTGACTGCCGTGAATGGCATCAGCTTTGACGTTTATAAAGGCGAGATATTTGGACTGCTTGGACCAAACGGTGCGGGCAAGACAACTACACTCGAAATTATGGAAACACTCCGTCCGAAAACTTCGGGTGAAGTTATCATTGACGGGCTTTCAATCGATAAGGACCAGAATAAAATAAAACAAATAATCGGAGTTCAGCTTCAGGCGGCGGGATATTATCCTAATCTGCATCTTGATGAATTGGTTGAATTGTTCGGCGGACTTTATAACGTTGATGTTAACATTGATGAGATTTTAAATCTTGTTGACCTGAAAGAAAAAGCAAAGAGCAAATACAAAGAGCTTTCAGGCGGACAAAAGCAACGATTTTCAATTGCAACCACTCTCATTAACAGACCTAAAATAATTTTTCTCGATGAACCCACAACCGGACTTGACCCGCAGGCACGAAGAAATCTCTGGCAGCTTGTGAAAAAAATTCAGGATAAAGGTACAACTGTAATGCTGACAACGCATTACATGGATGAAGCGGAATATTTATGCGAACGCGTGGGAATAATCGACCATGGAAAAATTCTTGTAATAGAATCGCCCGGCAACCTGATAGACGATTTGCTGACTCGGGGATTTAAGAGACACGCGCAACTAAAAGAGGCAAGTCTGGAAGACGTCTTTCTTGAGCTGACCGGAAGGGAGCTTAGAGATGAATAA
- a CDS encoding HAD family hydrolase gives MSENLHTILNNCEVMLFDVCNTFMFGTDRFSEKENYLETYKKIGGNNLNPDEIKKIISELLKLMVTESRNETLFESIPPIHEYINRLEISKNLSEEEKFKIERVFELHEVGTVSQEYIDILKKLSKKYELGIISNICSNSKIFKQAFDAAGISDLFEVVVFSSEHNFIKPSPKIFQEAVKNFDVPLEKIVYVGDHLIRDVLGAQSIGIKAIWVETQQRWKYDKPIIPDAQIKHLRELILN, from the coding sequence ATGAGCGAAAATCTGCATACTATTCTTAATAATTGCGAAGTAATGCTGTTTGATGTTTGTAACACTTTTATGTTTGGAACTGACAGGTTTTCGGAAAAGGAAAATTATCTTGAAACTTATAAAAAGATTGGAGGAAATAATTTAAATCCAGATGAAATTAAGAAGATAATTAGTGAACTTCTCAAATTAATGGTAACTGAAAGCCGTAACGAAACGCTTTTTGAATCAATTCCTCCAATACACGAATATATTAATCGATTGGAAATCTCAAAAAATTTATCTGAGGAAGAAAAATTTAAAATAGAACGGGTGTTTGAATTGCATGAAGTCGGAACTGTCTCTCAGGAATATATTGATATTCTTAAAAAACTTTCTAAAAAATATGAACTTGGAATTATATCAAACATCTGTTCCAATAGTAAAATTTTTAAACAGGCATTTGATGCGGCAGGTATTTCAGATTTGTTTGAAGTCGTGGTTTTTTCTTCTGAACATAATTTTATAAAACCCTCTCCAAAGATTTTTCAGGAAGCAGTAAAAAATTTCGATGTTCCGCTTGAAAAGATTGTCTATGTCGGAGACCACTTAATAAGAGATGTATTGGGAGCACAATCAATTGGAATAAAAGCAATCTGGGTGGAAACTCAGCAACGATGGAAATATGATAAACCAATAATCCCGGATGCACAAATTAAGCACTTAAGAGAACTAATTTTAAATTAA
- a CDS encoding ABC transporter permease, with amino-acid sequence MNKKYSQFRALWAITKGSLKAIFRNPSAFVFNLLFPLIFIVVFGFIAGGGFSIDVAIDKNSDKNNPIYNSLKEIQSIKLIEDKKDDDIISDLSKGVIEGVVSIQKDANGSYVVDLKMTSASPTGGNVLKMILSQLIDKVNLSTVKIDRPVAVLKEETVQGRRYKMIDFILPGQLGFSLLSAGVFGTAFIFLILRETLVIKRFFATPVSRFAIVCGEGLSRLIFSIFTAIILIVFGHYIFGFTLVNGFITFINMLLLCVIALIIFLGFGFVVSGVATNQNSVPAIANLITLPQFLLAGTFFPISNFPTWLQPVSNFLPLTYLNDALRKISFEGASIFDVGSEIGILCIWGIVVYAIAIKVFRWE; translated from the coding sequence ATGAATAAAAAGTATTCTCAATTCCGCGCGCTTTGGGCGATCACCAAAGGAAGCTTAAAAGCAATTTTCAGAAATCCATCCGCATTTGTTTTTAATTTGCTATTCCCTTTAATTTTTATTGTCGTATTTGGATTCATTGCCGGCGGCGGTTTCTCGATTGATGTTGCAATAGATAAAAACTCGGACAAAAATAATCCGATATATAACTCTCTAAAAGAAATTCAATCTATAAAGCTCATAGAAGACAAAAAAGACGACGACATAATTTCGGATTTATCTAAGGGTGTAATTGAAGGGGTGGTGAGCATCCAGAAAGATGCAAACGGAAGTTATGTTGTTGACCTGAAGATGACCTCGGCATCACCAACAGGCGGAAATGTTTTAAAAATGATTTTGTCACAATTAATCGATAAAGTAAATCTCTCAACAGTAAAAATCGACAGACCTGTTGCAGTTCTGAAAGAAGAAACCGTTCAGGGGCGTAGATATAAAATGATTGATTTCATTTTACCGGGACAGCTTGGATTTTCTTTGCTTTCCGCCGGAGTTTTCGGGACTGCGTTTATTTTTTTGATACTAAGAGAAACACTCGTAATAAAAAGATTTTTTGCAACTCCTGTAAGCAGATTTGCAATCGTCTGCGGTGAGGGACTGAGCAGGTTAATCTTTTCGATTTTTACCGCAATCATTTTGATTGTCTTCGGGCATTACATCTTCGGGTTTACTCTTGTAAATGGATTCATAACATTTATAAATATGCTTTTGCTATGCGTAATCGCGCTCATAATTTTTCTTGGCTTTGGTTTTGTTGTTTCGGGAGTTGCCACAAACCAAAATTCAGTGCCGGCAATTGCAAACCTTATAACGCTTCCTCAATTTTTGCTTGCGGGAACATTTTTTCCGATTTCAAACTTTCCTACATGGCTTCAGCCGGTTAGTAACTTTTTACCTCTTACATATTTGAACGATGCTTTGAGAAAAATTTCTTTTGAAGGCGCATCAATTTTCGACGTCGGTTCTGAAATCGGAATTTTATGTATCTGGGGAATTGTGGTTTATGCGATTGCGATTAAGGTGTTCAGGTGGGAATGA
- a CDS encoding carboxylate-amine ligase: protein MLYTLGIEEEFQIVDPETRELHSHVQQMFDSGKQVLKENLKPEMHQSVVEIGTDICKDIKDARRQVTKMRSDLAQIAIANGMRIAAAGTHPFSHWHDQKITDHPRYREIINEMQETARANLIFGLHVHVGLDNRELGVQIMNAARYFIPHIFALSTNSPFWLGRDTGFKSYRVKVFDKFPRTGIPDYFASVGELDTFTNLLVKTNCIDNAKKIWWDIRLHPIFNTLEFRACDVTMRIDETIAIAALVQAVVAKLHKLVKQNLDFRIYRQALIMENKWRASRYGISGKLIDFGKQKEVEFVSLAKELLEFIDDVVDELGSREEVSYIFRILQEGTGADRQLQVYKETGDLKKVVDYIIEETHRGLKIN, encoded by the coding sequence ATGCTTTACACATTAGGTATTGAAGAAGAATTTCAGATAGTTGACCCCGAAACACGGGAATTGCATTCTCACGTTCAGCAGATGTTTGATTCAGGAAAGCAGGTTTTAAAAGAAAATCTGAAACCCGAAATGCATCAGTCCGTTGTTGAAATTGGAACTGATATTTGTAAAGACATAAAAGACGCCCGCAGGCAGGTAACAAAGATGCGAAGCGACCTTGCGCAGATTGCAATTGCAAACGGAATGAGAATTGCTGCTGCGGGAACGCATCCGTTCTCTCACTGGCATGACCAGAAAATCACCGACCATCCAAGATACAGAGAAATCATAAACGAAATGCAGGAGACCGCACGCGCAAACTTAATTTTCGGTCTGCACGTTCACGTTGGTCTCGATAACCGTGAGCTTGGCGTGCAAATTATGAACGCTGCGAGATATTTTATCCCTCACATTTTTGCGTTATCAACTAATTCTCCTTTCTGGCTCGGAAGAGATACAGGTTTTAAATCTTACCGTGTAAAAGTTTTCGATAAATTTCCGAGAACAGGCATACCTGATTATTTCGCAAGTGTCGGTGAGCTTGATACTTTTACGAACCTGCTTGTAAAAACAAACTGCATAGACAACGCAAAGAAAATATGGTGGGATATCCGCTTGCATCCGATTTTTAACACACTTGAATTCCGCGCATGCGACGTTACGATGAGAATTGATGAAACGATTGCGATTGCCGCGCTTGTGCAGGCAGTCGTTGCAAAGCTTCACAAGCTTGTAAAGCAGAATCTCGATTTCAGGATTTACCGTCAGGCACTTATCATGGAAAACAAATGGCGTGCATCGAGATACGGAATTTCCGGAAAACTAATTGACTTCGGAAAACAAAAAGAAGTTGAGTTTGTTTCTCTTGCAAAGGAACTTCTTGAGTTTATCGATGACGTTGTTGATGAGCTTGGAAGCCGCGAGGAAGTAAGTTATATCTTCCGAATATTGCAAGAAGGAACAGGCGCTGACAGGCAGCTGCAAGTTTACAAAGAAACAGGCGATTTAAAAAAAGTCGTTGATTACATTATCGAAGAAACCCACAGGGGTTTAAAAATAAATTAA